A stretch of the Marinobacter sp. JH2 genome encodes the following:
- a CDS encoding TetR family transcriptional regulator: MARKTKAEAAATRESILDAAEQVFFDKGVARASLEQIAHIAGVTRGAIYWHFRNKQDILDAMLERVRAPVEDMLANAGEGDGGFDNLKAVCILALKKLAEDKRYFRVHYILLHRNESDQALSRHRELSANEIAQLIEIMILPENRQRLRSHLTPEQAAYLLHTQMLGLFFHWLTAPDQLPLADMAHTLVETVFFGLLADN, encoded by the coding sequence ATGGCACGGAAAACGAAAGCAGAAGCAGCGGCGACTCGCGAGTCCATTCTCGATGCTGCCGAACAGGTATTTTTCGACAAGGGCGTTGCGCGCGCTTCGCTCGAACAAATCGCTCACATCGCTGGGGTAACCCGAGGCGCTATCTATTGGCACTTCCGCAATAAACAAGACATTCTCGATGCCATGCTTGAACGAGTACGCGCACCGGTGGAGGACATGTTAGCAAACGCTGGTGAAGGCGACGGTGGCTTCGACAACCTTAAAGCAGTCTGCATTTTAGCGCTGAAAAAACTGGCCGAAGACAAACGCTACTTCAGGGTCCACTACATTCTGCTACACCGCAACGAGTCCGACCAAGCATTAAGCCGCCACCGCGAGCTGTCTGCCAACGAAATCGCTCAACTGATCGAGATCATGATCTTGCCGGAGAACCGGCAGCGACTACGCTCTCATCTCACGCCTGAGCAGGCGGCCTATTTGCTGCACACTCAAATGCTTGGCCTGTTTTTTCACTGGCTAACCGCCCCGGATCAATTGCCCCTGGCCGATATGGCCCACACACTGGTCGAAACTGTATTCTTTGGCCTGCTTGCGGACAATTAG
- a CDS encoding efflux RND transporter periplasmic adaptor subunit, whose product MTMEIFHRPTARAGLIIAGLSTLLVLTGCSSEDSVGQQGGGGFPPAAVTVETAELSNATVRQDYAGRARGAREVQVRARVSGVLEERLYAEGQMVKETDPLFLIDPKPAEAAFQLAKAQRQVAEANLRQAEREWARISSLYKRKAVSERDRDSAESALELAEANLAVSEAGMTKAELNRGYTKVTAPLNGVTSLEDLPEGSLVDTGTLLTTIVQLDPVHVRFALPENDASIRRAATEGMARSDEVQDVSARLVLVNGEEYPMEGRIDFTASTLDPRTGSVSARAVFPNPEHVIVPGQFVRVRVELQNFENVILVPEAAVAEGPKGPMVYVVDSEGKAQTRGVELGPVTNGRQIILKGLEAGDRFIVSGLANLRPDSPVKIMDESAGEGAN is encoded by the coding sequence ATGACCATGGAAATATTTCATCGCCCCACAGCCCGAGCCGGGTTGATTATTGCCGGCTTGTCGACTCTATTAGTGTTAACTGGCTGTAGCAGTGAAGACAGTGTCGGGCAGCAAGGCGGAGGCGGTTTCCCGCCGGCAGCGGTGACGGTAGAAACGGCTGAGTTGAGCAATGCCACCGTACGCCAGGATTACGCCGGACGAGCACGGGGTGCGCGGGAGGTGCAAGTGCGCGCGCGCGTCAGTGGGGTGCTTGAGGAACGGCTCTATGCAGAAGGGCAAATGGTAAAAGAGACTGATCCTTTGTTCCTTATAGACCCCAAGCCAGCAGAGGCAGCGTTCCAGTTGGCCAAGGCCCAGCGTCAGGTGGCCGAAGCGAATTTGCGTCAGGCAGAGCGGGAATGGGCCCGGATCTCGTCTTTGTATAAGCGTAAAGCGGTGAGTGAGCGGGATCGTGATTCTGCCGAATCGGCTCTGGAGCTGGCAGAAGCTAATTTGGCGGTTTCCGAGGCGGGTATGACCAAAGCGGAGCTGAATCGAGGTTACACGAAAGTGACCGCGCCGTTGAATGGCGTGACCAGCCTTGAGGACCTACCGGAAGGCAGTTTGGTGGACACGGGCACGTTGCTGACGACCATTGTTCAGCTTGATCCGGTTCACGTGCGCTTCGCGTTGCCAGAAAACGACGCCAGTATTCGCCGTGCCGCAACGGAGGGCATGGCCCGTTCGGATGAAGTTCAGGATGTGTCCGCCCGGTTGGTGTTGGTGAATGGTGAAGAATATCCGATGGAGGGCCGGATTGATTTTACCGCCTCTACTCTCGACCCCCGCACCGGATCTGTGTCGGCGAGAGCCGTATTCCCGAACCCGGAACATGTGATTGTGCCGGGGCAGTTTGTGCGAGTGCGGGTTGAGCTGCAAAACTTCGAAAATGTCATACTGGTGCCGGAAGCCGCCGTAGCTGAGGGCCCCAAAGGACCGATGGTGTATGTGGTCGACAGTGAGGGTAAAGCCCAGACGCGGGGTGTTGAACTGGGCCCTGTAACCAACGGCCGCCAGATTATCCTGAAAGGATTGGAAGCCGGTGATCGTTTCATTGTCAGTGGTTTGGCCAACCTTCGCCCGGATTCACCGGTAAAGATTATGGATGAGAGTGCCGGGGAGGGCGCGAACTGA